The following coding sequences are from one Triticum aestivum cultivar Chinese Spring chromosome 5A, IWGSC CS RefSeq v2.1, whole genome shotgun sequence window:
- the LOC123102179 gene encoding vacuolar fusion protein CCZ1 homolog, giving the protein MGLSSAAEIDGAQLCIFDLRRGQQEGQELDKILFFHPADCPILLQLSVIGLCEGIITFTRIFSPEDDCEVIESDKHCHVFYQAEPDIWMVLVVQKIKDNESTLRFSALQGILKESHSLFAMFHGPIRTLLDRQPSAEFARGHLHTFITDYLSDFSVGKKLQLPTYRDSLTERGTVQMLTVSREVALEVQSLTTVLGSCLRNVICQSIVLFEDLLVSTTLPMDDTLNLYTYAILRLTPSALSSNGNSWSYLRKGGYVNADTTLSSANGAASAERYSSRSRDTSPGGQNQMHHNFRPLQREKLSKGKDGFVAADFVTTEIRGAVPLNPILWFHQAEERMYLCVYQHKNLTILLVIPASSLINGEEGIAHVKRHLLENASQNIVTVEQKLSRGWGGENAYHVGGYRYILSDPNRKVSRASPPGKVITLSKDSLLALNRLRGEIDLEKSRAKRSDPTHDKDYEVCIRAKNNAWIIAKISRGKELYMAIEKGGETLLYASTAVEKFSNRYCEGAFSTD; this is encoded by the exons ATGGGGCTGTCTTCGGCCGCGGAGATCGACGGGGCGCAGCTGTGCATCTTCGACCTGAGGAGAGGGCAGCAGGAGGGGCAGGAGCTCGACAAGATCCTCTTCTTCCACCCGGCTGACTGCCCCATCCTGCTCCAGCTCTCCGTCATTGGCCTCTGCGAAGGAATCATCACTTTCACAAG AATATTTTCTCCAGAAGATGACTGTGAGGTGATAGAATCTGATAAACACTGCCATGTTTTTTACCAAGCTGAGCCAGATATTTGGATGGTTCTG GTGGTGCAGAAAATTAAGGACAATGAATCAACTTTGCGCTTTAGTGCATTGCAAGGAATACTAAAAGAATCTCATTCACTTTTCGCAATGTTTCATGGACCAATTCGAACTTTACTTGACAGACAACCAAGTGCTGAATTTGCCCGCGGTCACCTCCACACATTTATCACAGATTATTTGAGCG ATTTTAGTGTTGGCAAAAAGCTACAACTGCCAACCTACCGTGATAGCCTAACGGAGCGGGGAACAGTCCAAATGCTAACAGTCTCACGAGAAGTGGCACTTGAAGTTCAG TCACTCACCACAGTTCTTGGGTCATGTCTTCGAAACGTAATCTGCCAATCAATTGTATTATTTGAGGACCTCTTGGTGTCTACCACACTTCCCATG GATGATACATTGAACCTATACACTTACGCAATCCTGCGGTTGACTCCTAGTGCTTTATCTTCCAACGGGAATTCATGGTCCTATTTGCGGAAAGGGGGTTATGTTAATGCTGACACCACTTTAAGTTCGGCAAATGGAGCAGCTTCAGCAGAAAGGTACAGTAGCCGATCTCGTGACACTTCTCCTGGTGGACAAAATCAGATGCACCATAATTTCAGGCCTCTTCAGCGTGAGAAATTATCCAAGGGAAAAGATGGTTTTGTTGCTGCTGACTTTGTAACTACAGAAATTCGTGGTGCTGTACCATTGAATCCAATACTGTGGTTCCATCAGGCAGAGGAGCGCATGTATTTATGTGTTTATCAGCATAAGAACCTTACTATCTTGCTAGTGATTCCAGCTTCCTCACTGATAAATGGAGAAGAGGGTATTGCTCATGTGAAGAGGCATCTTCTTGAAAAT GCCTCACAGAACATTGTCACTGTTGAACAAAAATTATCACGAGGATGGGGAGGAGAAAATGCCTATCATGTCGGTGGATACCGTTATATACTCTCTGATCCAAACAGAAAAGTATCAAGAGCCTCCCCacctgggaaagtcatcaccctgTCAAAG GATTCTCTACTTGCCCTCAACAGGCTAAGAGGAGAAATAGATCTAGAGAAGTCAAGAGCTAAGAGGAGTGACCCTACCCatgacaaggattatgaagtatgcatcagagcaaaaaataATGCATGGATTATTGCTAAAATTTCCCGAGGAAAAGAACTCTATATGGCTATAGAGAAGGGTGGCGAAACACTTCTCTATGCATCTACAGCTGTTGAGAAATTTAGCAACAG GTACTGCGAGGGAGCATTCTCTACAGACTAA